DNA sequence from the Entomomonas asaccharolytica genome:
ATACCTGTTACTTATATGACTGCCCTTTTGTAGTAATTAGAGCTATTTCTGATGTGGTTGATCAACCCGATAATAAGATTGATTTCTTTAGTTTTTTACAGATAGCTGCTAGAAACTCGGCAGATATAGTGGCAAATATGGTAAAGCAACTTAACTAGTATACCTGTTAAGCGAGGTTGGGGAGATTCCCCAACCCAAGTAAGCATTACCAGTTAACGCCAAAACCAAAAATATAGCGAGTTTCATTAATGCTTGCATCACTAGCACCATTAACAATATTGCGATTTACTTTAAAGTTTAAGGATGCCCAGTCAGTAAGTTTATAACGTATCCCTACATCTGTATCTAAGGTATATTTTGCAACGTTACTATTAAAGGGACGAGTGGCATTACCTGTAGTAAATAATTCGAAATTTTTACCTAATAAATAACGGTTATAATCCCAGCGAATACCATAAGAAGCAAAGTTTTTGCTAGTGGTGTCTTGATATTCATAGCGTGACATATTAATCAGTGATGACATCGAGAAAGCACCTTGGCTATCATCCCAGAATTGGTAACCAGGACCAGTACCTATTGTGTATTGTTTACGTAGATCTTCCACATGATCAAGTTTAAAAGCAGTGTTAGTTTGCCAGAACCATTGTTTAGTAATAAAGTGGTCAAGTGTGTAGTCTATTGCATAATTATTGGTGGATACATTGCCATCACTGCTTTTACGGTTATATTCACCATTCAAAATATGACGCCAATCACTATGTTCAAGCTTTGTTTGGAAGTCAATATCAAAGGTGGTGGTATCTTTCTCAGCTTTTTTGCTATCAAGCGCTATATTAACTTTACCCGACCAAATAAGGTCATCAATTTCAACGCCAAGTTTTTTTGGTTTAATTATTTGGTTAATATCTTTTAATGCAACTTCCTCTGGTTCTGCACCATTGACTAATTGCAATTTACCTTCTTGGGAAGGCTTGATTATTTTGGCCTTTTCTTGCTTATCTTTTTTAATTTTAACTAGCAGTGGACTTGTGGTTTCAATGGTGGATACTTTGCTCCAAGAGATAGTAACTGAGCCAGCATAGTCTGTATCTAACACTAGTTTATTATTATTCAAGAGAGAAATCGTACCTGTTAAACGATCACCATTTTTCATCCAGACAATGTCTGCTAAGGAGGAGAGAGGTAAAGAAGCAAGTAATAAAAAAGCAAGAAAGCGTACTAACATAATAATATGGCGTTTTTAATAGAGAATAATTAATAGAAAGGTGATGAAAATTTAAAGATTTGAGTTCAATAAATCTTTTAGTAATTTACCAATAGCTCAGGAAAGTAGAGGCTATAGCGTAGTTTGTCAACATATAAATGGTATATTACACTACATAATATAAAAATCAGAAATTAACGTATAATATACACTATAGAAATTTCTACTGAATATGATAAGGTTAAGCAATTTGTGAAAATAGATAAATTAATTCTAGGGAAGATGAATAGTTTGCTATGATAAGGAATAGCCATTCGTGAGTTTTAATGAGAACTAATACAGTAAAGCATTCTAAAAATGCTTTGAAACTGCCTCATCATTTAGTTATTTTGGTGTTGGGCTTTTCAGCAGGTATTCCTAGTTTATTAATATCTTCTACCTTGGGTATTTGGTTGCTAGGGGCAGGTGCATCTTTCGAAACAATTGGTTACTTAGGCTGGATAGGTCTTATTTATGCACTAAAATGGGTTTGGGCGCCTATGTTAGACCAATGGCGTTTACCTTGGTTAGGAAGACTTGGGCGTCGTCGCTCGTGGTTATTGTTTGCACAAATTTGTATTTTTATCGGGTTGGTTTGTGTCGCTTTAACAGATCCGCAAAGCCATTTAAGACTGTTTATAATTTTTGCCTGTTTAGTGGCTTTTTTCTCTGCTACCCAAGATATTGCATTGGATGCATACCGTTTAGAAATTGCTGATCAAAGCCAGCAGGCAAAATTGGCAGCGCTTTATATTATAGGTTTTAGAACAGCATTATTAACCGCTGGAGCTGGTTCTTTATTATTGGCTACTTATTTAGGCACTTCTCAACAGTATTATTATTACAATGCTTGGCAAATAACCTATATGGTTTTTGCGCTATTAATGATTCCAGCTATGATGGTGACGTTATTCAGTGCAGAACCTGATATTCATCTAAAACAAGAGGAAATTGCCGAAGCTGAATTTAGCTTTGGACGGCAATTATTTGCAGTTATTTTGGTATTGTTCTTAGTGGTATCCCTACCTGTGATGATTACTGCTATTATGGATCAAGCTTGGCCAAGGGCATTGCTGTATGCATTAATTTTGATAACAGGTTTATCACCTTGGGGAAAATCACAAATTTTGCCTGTGCGTATTTTATTAAGAAGAATGCGCCAT
Encoded proteins:
- a CDS encoding DUF481 domain-containing protein, with product MLVRFLAFLLLASLPLSSLADIVWMKNGDRLTGTISLLNNNKLVLDTDYAGSVTISWSKVSTIETTSPLLVKIKKDKQEKAKIIKPSQEGKLQLVNGAEPEEVALKDINQIIKPKKLGVEIDDLIWSGKVNIALDSKKAEKDTTTFDIDFQTKLEHSDWRHILNGEYNRKSSDGNVSTNNYAIDYTLDHFITKQWFWQTNTAFKLDHVEDLRKQYTIGTGPGYQFWDDSQGAFSMSSLINMSRYEYQDTTSKNFASYGIRWDYNRYLLGKNFELFTTGNATRPFNSNVAKYTLDTDVGIRYKLTDWASLNFKVNRNIVNGASDASINETRYIFGFGVNW